A section of the Rhodospirillales bacterium genome encodes:
- a CDS encoding efflux RND transporter periplasmic adaptor subunit — MTRKSVSRLAVAILAVVAMAAGYMAMAYKKSERADTYNTAAIARGSIESIVTAQGKLEPKNYVDVGAEVSGQIKKLYVDYGTVVKAGDLLAEIDPTTFEATVKGDEARIKQLEAQIRQQDASVAQAKQKAQRYKDLYNNKAAALETYQDAQTALKVARDQSLSLEAQLEEAQSTLDGDQADLERTRIFSPIDGTVVSLSVKEGQTINANQTAPVIGEVAKLDVMTVRAQVAEADITKLSTGMPVYFTTLGNQDRKWHGTVRQILPSPETVNDVVLYDVLSDVDNTDGQLMTGMTTQTFFVLGSAKDVPTIPAAALLERKPDADTKDGRAYEVKVLEGGKPVPRTIIVGLNDRSTAQVVSGLKEGDRIVLPSTVAPSGSGTGGGPGRMPRL, encoded by the coding sequence ATGACGCGCAAGAGCGTTTCCCGGCTGGCCGTCGCGATTCTGGCGGTTGTGGCGATGGCCGCCGGCTATATGGCGATGGCCTATAAAAAATCGGAACGCGCGGATACTTACAATACCGCGGCCATCGCGCGCGGCAGCATCGAATCGATCGTCACCGCGCAGGGCAAGCTGGAACCCAAGAATTACGTCGATGTCGGCGCCGAGGTGTCGGGCCAGATCAAAAAATTGTATGTCGATTACGGAACCGTGGTCAAAGCGGGCGACCTTCTGGCCGAGATCGACCCGACCACGTTCGAGGCGACGGTCAAGGGCGACGAAGCGCGGATCAAGCAGCTGGAGGCCCAGATCCGGCAACAGGACGCAAGCGTCGCTCAGGCCAAGCAAAAGGCCCAGCGATACAAGGATTTGTACAACAACAAGGCCGCGGCGCTGGAAACGTATCAGGACGCGCAGACAGCGCTGAAGGTCGCGCGGGACCAATCGCTGTCGCTGGAAGCGCAACTGGAGGAAGCGCAATCGACGCTGGACGGCGATCAGGCCGACCTTGAGCGCACGCGCATCTTTTCACCCATCGACGGCACGGTCGTGTCGCTGTCGGTCAAAGAGGGCCAGACCATCAACGCCAACCAGACCGCGCCAGTGATCGGAGAGGTCGCCAAGCTGGACGTCATGACCGTGCGCGCGCAGGTGGCAGAAGCCGACATCACCAAACTTTCGACCGGGATGCCGGTTTATTTCACCACGCTGGGCAATCAGGACCGCAAATGGCACGGAACGGTGCGGCAGATCCTGCCCTCGCCCGAAACGGTCAACGACGTGGTTTTGTACGACGTGCTTTCGGACGTCGACAACACGGACGGGCAATTGATGACCGGCATGACGACGCAGACCTTTTTCGTGCTGGGGTCCGCCAAGGACGTGCCGACCATTCCCGCCGCCGCGTTGCTTGAGCGCAAGCCGGACGCCGACACCAAGGACGGCAGGGCGTACGAGGTCAAAGTGCTGGAAGGCGGCAAGCCCGTCCCGCGTACCATCATCGTCGGACTGAACGATCGGAGCACGGCGCAGGTCGTTTCCGGCCTGAAGGAAGGCGACCGGATCGTCCTGCCGTCCACGGTCGCCCCATCAGGCAGCGGTACCGGCGGCGGGCCGGGCCGGATGCCGCGCCTGTAG